The Aureispira anguillae genome contains a region encoding:
- a CDS encoding cupin domain-containing protein, with translation MRTLFIFVFLLIATHSFGQILTQNANKMSPKEDYKNVKVIPIHSDDNTSVFMIFVKQAVRKHVHQYHTEVVTVLEGSGKMYLGGDYFEVKKGDHIVIPPNTAHAVITTSAKPLKVLSVQSPQFVGQDRIFIEEETPETTDEKTDKKDKNTKPKKKDNDIPEFEGEFD, from the coding sequence ATGCGTACTCTATTTATTTTTGTATTTCTCTTAATTGCTACCCATTCTTTTGGGCAAATACTGACACAGAATGCCAATAAAATGTCTCCTAAGGAAGATTATAAGAATGTAAAAGTAATTCCAATCCATAGCGATGATAACACCTCTGTCTTTATGATTTTTGTCAAACAAGCCGTTCGAAAGCATGTTCATCAGTATCATACAGAAGTTGTTACTGTATTGGAAGGTAGTGGTAAAATGTATTTGGGAGGCGATTATTTTGAAGTCAAAAAAGGAGACCATATCGTGATTCCTCCCAACACGGCTCATGCTGTTATTACAACTAGCGCAAAGCCACTCAAAGTGCTTTCTGTCCAATCTCCCCAATTTGTAGGGCAGGATCGTATTTTTATTGAAGAAGAAACACCTGAAACTACTGATGAAAAGACCGACAAAAAAGACAAGAATACCAAACCCAAAAAGAAGGACAATGATATTCCTGAATTTGAAGGAGAATTTGACTAA
- a CDS encoding sodium:solute symporter family protein, which yields MELTTLDWGIIIGFLVVILGVGISYTRQASKDMESFFLGGRNMHWLLAGISMVATTFAADTPLAVTEIVSKDGIAGNWLWWNFLAGGMLTTFFFARLWQRSGVLTEVELIELRYAGKPAQFLRGFKAVYLGVFMNAIIIAWVNVALQSLLVVFFGLSNEMALLYTAGAMVLAATYASFSGLIGVAVTDAIQFVVAMVGCIALAYFVLCAPEIGGMAGLKEQLTSHNPNILNFLPSIGSSESAGTTLGLTVVGFFAYAGFQWWACWYPGAEPGGGGYVAQRMMSTRSDKDAVYATLFFQIAHYCIRPWAWIVVGLAAVVLYPDLAVGDEKLGYVYAMRDYLPAGWKGLLLVAFLAAYMSTISTQLNWGAGYLVNDVYKRFIKTDKDAKHYILASRVSTVGLMVLGLVISNYIDTISGAWGFIMQAGAGLGLVLILRWYWWRINAWSEISATIAPFIFTALIWGYEAKYQTKVDFPIALILTTLFTTCIWLIVTFLTKPEPDSTLAPFWKKVHAVADGNYKITSSSFATNLKYLAACWLAAIVMTYSILFLTGKFVLQEYGTGAALAGLAAISLYFLNYFMEQAGLIGDASTTVVALEDQNLTTSIPDSKEEKQDNWTNLNEDFPDKED from the coding sequence ATGGAGCTAACTACACTCGACTGGGGAATAATAATAGGATTTTTGGTTGTTATTTTAGGCGTTGGAATATCCTATACTAGACAAGCATCTAAGGATATGGAAAGCTTTTTTTTGGGAGGACGAAACATGCATTGGTTGTTGGCTGGAATATCTATGGTGGCAACTACCTTTGCTGCCGATACGCCACTCGCCGTAACCGAAATAGTTAGCAAAGATGGAATTGCAGGAAATTGGCTGTGGTGGAATTTCTTGGCAGGGGGAATGTTGACAACGTTCTTTTTTGCTAGATTATGGCAACGATCAGGGGTTCTAACAGAAGTGGAATTGATTGAATTGCGCTATGCAGGTAAGCCTGCTCAATTTTTGCGTGGTTTTAAGGCTGTGTATTTAGGGGTATTTATGAATGCTATTATAATTGCATGGGTCAATGTAGCACTACAGTCCTTGTTGGTTGTATTTTTTGGACTAAGCAATGAAATGGCCTTGTTGTACACTGCTGGAGCTATGGTTTTAGCTGCAACTTATGCCTCTTTCTCTGGCTTAATAGGAGTGGCTGTAACCGATGCGATTCAATTTGTGGTTGCAATGGTTGGGTGTATTGCTTTAGCTTATTTTGTACTTTGTGCGCCAGAAATTGGTGGAATGGCAGGGCTAAAAGAGCAATTAACCAGTCACAACCCTAATATACTAAACTTTTTACCTTCTATTGGTTCTAGTGAAAGTGCAGGCACAACACTAGGTTTGACGGTCGTTGGATTCTTTGCCTATGCAGGATTTCAGTGGTGGGCTTGTTGGTACCCTGGAGCGGAACCAGGAGGTGGTGGTTATGTGGCACAGCGAATGATGAGTACTCGTTCGGATAAGGATGCTGTTTACGCTACCTTATTTTTTCAGATTGCCCATTATTGTATTCGCCCTTGGGCTTGGATTGTAGTAGGCTTGGCAGCAGTTGTATTGTATCCTGATTTGGCAGTAGGAGATGAAAAATTAGGCTATGTATATGCGATGCGTGATTATTTGCCTGCGGGATGGAAAGGCTTGTTGTTAGTGGCTTTTTTGGCGGCTTATATGAGTACTATTTCTACACAACTTAATTGGGGAGCAGGCTATTTGGTCAATGATGTGTACAAGCGATTTATAAAAACGGATAAAGACGCTAAACACTATATTTTGGCTTCTAGAGTTAGCACGGTTGGCTTAATGGTTTTGGGCTTGGTTATTAGTAATTATATCGATACCATATCAGGAGCTTGGGGCTTTATTATGCAGGCAGGAGCAGGTTTAGGTTTGGTGTTAATTTTGCGCTGGTATTGGTGGAGAATTAATGCTTGGAGTGAAATTTCGGCAACAATAGCTCCTTTTATCTTTACCGCATTGATTTGGGGTTATGAAGCCAAATACCAAACGAAAGTTGATTTTCCAATTGCTTTGATCTTGACAACTCTATTTACAACTTGTATATGGTTAATCGTTACTTTTTTGACAAAGCCAGAACCAGACAGCACCTTAGCACCATTCTGGAAAAAGGTACATGCTGTTGCAGATGGCAATTATAAAATCACCTCTTCTTCTTTTGCGACCAATCTAAAATATTTAGCAGCTTGTTGGCTTGCGGCTATTGTGATGACCTATAGCATTTTATTTTTAACAGGAAAATTTGTTTTGCAAGAATACGGAACAGGAGCGGCACTTGCTGGTTTGGCTGCCATAAGCTTGTATTTTTTGAATTATTTTATGGAGCAAGCGGGGTTAATTGGCGATGCCAGTACTACAGTTGTTGCTTTGGAAGATCAAAATCTAACAACTTCTATCCCTGATTCTAAAGAGGAGAAACAGGATAATTGGACGAATCTAAATGAAGATTTTCCTGATAAAGAGGACTAA